Proteins from one Haloarchaeobius litoreus genomic window:
- a CDS encoding methionyl-tRNA formyltransferase, translated as MIDVAFFGSHPLGEACLERLHAHEAVSVPVVVTYPEDEEHWWDGSVNRLAHDLGHDVLPIAEERDVLDYEFDYLLSVYYPNILGPELLEHPDEAAINLHQAELPRYRGSNVFSHSILNAREDDHWKHGTTMHFMAEQVDAGDIIARRFAEITETDTSRTLYEKVRERSIELFEEMLPKLVSGEVLEMGTPQSEYDGERYFYAKDSLDGAKEIPLDELVDGDENAIYDRIRALDFPPFEPAHTRLDGEKVYLTKTSYGSPS; from the coding sequence ATGATCGACGTCGCGTTCTTCGGGAGCCACCCGCTGGGGGAGGCCTGCCTCGAACGACTCCACGCTCACGAGGCGGTCTCGGTCCCCGTCGTCGTCACGTACCCTGAAGACGAGGAGCACTGGTGGGACGGCTCGGTCAACCGGCTCGCGCACGACCTCGGCCACGACGTGCTGCCCATCGCCGAGGAGCGGGACGTGCTCGACTACGAGTTCGACTACCTGCTCAGCGTCTACTACCCCAACATCCTCGGGCCGGAGCTGCTCGAACATCCCGACGAGGCCGCGATCAACCTCCATCAGGCCGAACTCCCGCGGTACCGGGGGAGCAACGTGTTCAGCCACTCCATACTGAACGCCCGCGAGGACGACCACTGGAAGCACGGCACCACGATGCACTTCATGGCCGAGCAGGTCGACGCGGGCGACATCATCGCCCGCAGGTTCGCCGAGATAACCGAGACCGACACCAGCCGGACGCTCTACGAGAAGGTCCGGGAGCGCTCCATCGAGCTGTTCGAGGAGATGCTGCCGAAGCTCGTCTCGGGCGAGGTCCTCGAGATGGGGACCCCCCAGTCCGAGTACGACGGGGAACGGTACTTCTACGCGAAGGACAGCCTCGACGGCGCGAAGGAGATACCCCTCGACGAACTCGTCGACGGCGACGAGAACGCGATCTACGACCGAATTCGAGCCCTCGACTTCCCGCCGTTCGAGCCGGCCCACACCCGCCTGGACGGCGAGAAGGTGTACCTGACGAAGACGAGCTACGGGTCGCCGTCGTGA
- a CDS encoding DUF4870 domain-containing protein, translating to MATDERGTSDISTTTETGLEPNVAGAVAYLFGFVSGIAMLLIDGDNEFVRFHAIQSIAFNVVVVAVYVALAFVSLFLSFLPVVGDLLSLLFTLVYPVVGFVAFAGWLFLMYRAYEGDRFELPVLGSIAASQ from the coding sequence GTGGCGACCGACGAGCGGGGGACCTCGGACATCTCGACCACCACCGAGACGGGGCTCGAACCGAACGTCGCCGGGGCGGTCGCGTACCTGTTCGGGTTCGTCTCCGGCATCGCGATGCTGCTCATCGACGGCGACAACGAGTTCGTCCGCTTCCACGCGATCCAGAGCATCGCGTTCAACGTGGTCGTCGTCGCCGTCTACGTCGCCCTCGCGTTCGTCTCGCTGTTCCTGTCGTTCCTGCCGGTCGTCGGGGACCTGCTCTCGCTGCTCTTCACCCTCGTCTACCCTGTCGTCGGGTTCGTGGCGTTCGCGGGGTGGCTGTTCCTCATGTACAGGGCCTACGAGGGCGACCGGTTCGAACTGCCGGTGCTCGGCTCCATCGCGGCCTCGCAGTAG
- a CDS encoding nucleotidyltransferase domain-containing protein, with protein MQEQTAVLLDFPFPEERVFRYQAMQDILHHLVNEPFEAYTQQELAARTGSDISTVSRSIALLEQLGVLDISDGKPARIAIDQNHIERSDPIFAVPQEEFRAPIHEFLEELTNRVGHSEAVDEVVGVVLFGSVARGTADRGSDIDLLLIVEGDGTYGRRIGSRTARDLEERRFDGDRYQFEVLVETTESATSHGGELREIFDEGIVLERSDRLTDVRTAVYADERGDA; from the coding sequence ATGCAAGAACAGACGGCGGTACTGTTGGACTTTCCATTTCCGGAGGAGCGAGTCTTCCGGTACCAGGCGATGCAAGACATCCTCCATCATCTGGTGAACGAGCCATTCGAAGCGTACACGCAGCAGGAGTTAGCCGCCAGGACAGGCTCCGATATCTCGACGGTCTCACGCTCGATTGCGCTGCTCGAACAGCTCGGCGTCCTCGATATCAGCGATGGGAAACCGGCTCGAATCGCGATCGACCAGAACCATATCGAGCGTTCCGACCCCATCTTCGCGGTTCCACAGGAAGAGTTCCGAGCTCCGATCCACGAGTTCCTCGAAGAACTCACGAACCGGGTCGGTCACTCCGAAGCGGTAGACGAGGTCGTCGGCGTCGTCCTCTTCGGAAGCGTCGCCCGCGGAACTGCAGACCGGGGGAGCGATATCGACCTCTTGCTCATCGTGGAGGGCGACGGAACGTACGGCCGCCGAATCGGGTCACGAACTGCCAGAGATCTCGAAGAACGACGGTTCGATGGAGACCGGTACCAGTTCGAAGTGCTCGTCGAGACGACAGAATCGGCCACATCACACGGCGGGGAGTTGCGGGAGATATTCGACGAAGGAATCGTACTGGAACGGAGTGATAGATTGACCGATGTCCGAACCGCAGTGTATGCGGACGAACGGGGTGACGCCTGA
- a CDS encoding oxidoreductase: MSNWTAADVPDQSGRTVVVTGANSGLGLEGTRHFADAGATVVMACRSTSKGESAAAAVRQTVPDAELDVRECDLADLDSVASFAAGVDEEYGAVDVLCNNAGVMAIPRSETTDGFETQFGVNHLGHFALTGHLLGALRASDGEARVVSQSSGLHERGEMEFDDLHGEHGYDRWDAYAQSKLANLLFAYELDRRLDAAGIDDVTSVGCHPGYSSTNLQYRGPEASGSWLRLAVMRVANAVVGQSPSVGSLPMVYAATHPGIGGGEYVGPGGFMNMRGAPEVQASNDRSHDEASAQRLWEVSEELTGVTYAFAEQAVAEG; encoded by the coding sequence ATGAGCAACTGGACTGCGGCGGACGTGCCGGACCAGTCGGGGCGGACGGTCGTCGTCACCGGGGCCAACAGCGGCCTCGGGCTGGAGGGGACGAGGCACTTCGCCGACGCCGGCGCGACGGTCGTGATGGCCTGTCGCAGCACGAGCAAGGGCGAGTCTGCCGCCGCCGCGGTGCGCCAGACCGTGCCCGACGCCGAGCTGGACGTGCGCGAGTGCGACCTCGCGGACCTCGACTCGGTGGCGTCGTTCGCCGCGGGCGTCGACGAGGAGTACGGCGCGGTCGACGTGCTCTGCAACAACGCCGGCGTGATGGCCATCCCGCGCTCCGAGACGACGGACGGCTTCGAGACGCAGTTCGGCGTCAACCACCTCGGGCACTTCGCGCTGACCGGCCACCTGCTCGGCGCGCTCCGGGCGAGCGACGGCGAGGCCCGCGTCGTCAGCCAGTCGAGCGGGCTCCACGAGCGCGGCGAGATGGAGTTCGACGACCTCCACGGCGAACACGGGTACGACAGGTGGGACGCCTACGCCCAGTCGAAGCTCGCGAACCTGCTCTTCGCGTACGAACTCGACCGCCGGCTCGACGCCGCGGGCATCGACGACGTGACCAGCGTCGGCTGCCACCCCGGCTACTCGTCGACGAACCTCCAGTACCGCGGCCCGGAGGCCAGCGGCTCGTGGCTCCGCCTTGCCGTGATGCGCGTCGCCAACGCCGTCGTGGGTCAGTCGCCGAGCGTCGGGTCGCTGCCGATGGTGTACGCGGCGACCCACCCGGGTATCGGGGGCGGCGAGTACGTCGGGCCGGGCGGCTTCATGAACATGCGCGGCGCTCCCGAGGTGCAGGCGTCGAACGACCGCTCGCACGACGAGGCGAGCGCACAGCGGCTCTGGGAGGTCTCCGAGGAGCTGACCGGGGTCACGTACGCGTTCGCGGAGCAGGCCGTCGCGGAGGGCTGA
- a CDS encoding DUF1328 domain-containing protein: MSSTFGSLPLQFGGGLLELAILFFILAIVAAVLGARGIAGMTMEIARILVLVFLVLAILSLLL; the protein is encoded by the coding sequence GTGAGTAGCACCTTCGGGAGCCTCCCGCTGCAGTTCGGTGGCGGACTACTGGAACTCGCGATCCTCTTTTTCATCCTCGCCATCGTGGCCGCCGTTCTCGGTGCCCGCGGCATCGCGGGGATGACCATGGAGATCGCGCGGATACTCGTCCTGGTGTTCCTCGTGCTCGCCATCCTCTCGCTGCTGCTCTGA
- a CDS encoding helix-turn-helix domain-containing protein: MYRAKLYIDIQTECVLSEVTNRWNTSFTVKHEEVLDDEHIAFVLDAGERVDEFMAAFEASDQVPEVERVDDTHIQLTKRSCGALPIIRKNHGMMQWWDRVSGSQRTFDIVVFRRDDLRNIVSELREIGSVELARLTPYRAPEAMLSDRQAEVVGLAIEEGYYEWPRETDAETLAAALDITHSTFLEHLRKAESRLLRSALDAGGRPGGPPPVERAAEPAQPGVR; the protein is encoded by the coding sequence ATGTACCGGGCCAAGCTCTACATCGACATCCAGACGGAGTGCGTGCTGAGCGAGGTCACGAACCGATGGAACACCTCCTTCACGGTCAAGCACGAGGAGGTCCTCGACGACGAACACATCGCGTTCGTCCTCGACGCGGGGGAGCGGGTGGACGAGTTCATGGCCGCGTTCGAGGCGTCGGACCAGGTGCCCGAGGTCGAGCGCGTCGACGACACCCACATCCAGCTCACGAAGCGGTCCTGCGGCGCGCTGCCCATCATCCGGAAGAACCACGGGATGATGCAGTGGTGGGACCGGGTCAGCGGCAGCCAGCGCACGTTCGACATCGTGGTGTTCCGCCGGGACGACCTGCGGAACATCGTCAGCGAGCTCCGCGAGATCGGCTCGGTGGAGCTCGCGCGCCTCACACCGTACCGGGCTCCCGAGGCGATGCTCTCGGACCGACAGGCGGAGGTCGTGGGGCTCGCCATCGAGGAGGGCTACTACGAGTGGCCGCGCGAGACCGACGCCGAGACGCTGGCGGCGGCCCTCGACATCACGCACTCGACGTTCCTCGAACACCTCCGCAAGGCCGAGTCCAGACTCCTGCGGAGCGCACTCGACGCCGGCGGCAGGCCCGGCGGCCCGCCGCCGGTCGAACGGGCTGCCGAGCCGGCCCAACCCGGGGTCAGGTAG
- a CDS encoding ABC transporter substrate-binding protein: MARDQSTRRQLLTATGAATTVALAGCIGSLTGGSGGGGSNEIKYLSDRGDSREIIDQIITEFEDEYDYTVDVTYTSKGTSTDEQLQRMRAAGNPPDIIFDTSADAYRYQRDGKAAQVSDVVQGTGLPDPVNVDGESYFVPTMVEPLMGWYRNDLYPENPTTWETWRTEAQRLTEEEDINGYVVQSGQTNNADTMVTQTLWQNDVNIYDGPADDIQVTIDDDENRQAAVETYEWLQTMSQYAPNGSGWEWGDAIAALQQENAAAAMSVGGLPILTIQANRPDLVEKLSPTAFPVPDGKSQDKWWAYMEGHVVWNDGDATEGARQFVDFFSSSSRFMDFILSAPLFQFPPTREGLDSEAVQNNETIQQHPEVMDLVRDNWDAFTTVLATGRDGAPNIVAADAYGQQLFGQSADQLLVGGRSPEETVDWVASELRGLQG, from the coding sequence ATGGCACGGGACCAATCGACCAGGCGGCAGCTGCTGACCGCGACCGGCGCAGCCACGACGGTCGCACTCGCGGGGTGCATCGGCTCACTGACCGGCGGATCGGGCGGCGGCGGCTCGAACGAGATCAAGTACCTCTCGGACCGGGGTGACTCGCGGGAGATCATCGACCAGATCATCACCGAGTTCGAGGACGAGTACGACTACACGGTCGACGTCACCTACACGTCGAAGGGGACCTCGACCGACGAGCAGCTCCAGCGGATGCGCGCGGCGGGGAACCCACCGGACATCATCTTCGACACGTCCGCCGACGCCTACCGCTACCAGCGCGACGGCAAGGCGGCGCAGGTGAGCGACGTCGTGCAGGGGACGGGCCTGCCCGACCCGGTGAACGTCGACGGCGAGTCCTACTTCGTCCCGACGATGGTCGAGCCGCTGATGGGCTGGTACCGCAACGACCTCTACCCGGAGAACCCGACGACGTGGGAGACCTGGCGGACAGAGGCCCAGCGCCTCACCGAGGAGGAGGACATCAACGGCTACGTCGTCCAGTCCGGCCAGACGAACAACGCGGACACGATGGTCACACAGACGCTGTGGCAGAACGACGTGAACATCTACGACGGCCCGGCCGACGACATCCAGGTCACCATCGACGACGACGAGAACCGTCAGGCAGCCGTCGAGACCTACGAGTGGCTCCAGACGATGTCGCAGTACGCGCCGAACGGCTCGGGCTGGGAGTGGGGCGACGCCATCGCCGCGCTCCAGCAGGAGAACGCCGCGGCCGCGATGAGCGTCGGCGGCCTGCCCATCCTCACCATCCAGGCGAACCGGCCCGACCTCGTCGAGAAGCTCTCGCCGACCGCGTTCCCCGTCCCCGACGGGAAGTCACAGGACAAGTGGTGGGCGTACATGGAGGGCCACGTCGTCTGGAACGACGGCGACGCCACGGAGGGCGCACGGCAGTTCGTGGACTTCTTCAGCAGCTCCTCGCGGTTCATGGACTTCATCCTCTCCGCGCCGCTGTTCCAGTTCCCGCCGACGCGGGAGGGGCTCGACAGCGAGGCGGTGCAGAACAACGAGACCATCCAGCAACACCCCGAGGTGATGGACCTCGTCCGCGACAACTGGGACGCGTTCACGACGGTGCTGGCGACCGGCCGCGACGGCGCGCCGAACATCGTCGCCGCCGACGCCTACGGCCAGCAGCTGTTCGGCCAGTCCGCCGACCAGCTGCTCGTCGGCGGCCGTTCCCCCGAGGAGACCGTCGACTGGGTCGCGAGCGAACTGCGGGGGCTGCAGGGTTGA